In Clupea harengus chromosome 1, Ch_v2.0.2, whole genome shotgun sequence, one DNA window encodes the following:
- the LOC105907486 gene encoding sushi, nidogen and EGF-like domain-containing protein 1, producing the protein MARQGVFYPFGPGDSYSARADDGWAFTNIAQPFTYFGYTSSQIYVNSNGFLTFDSGSSRYSPYRFPGGTRNIVSPFWTDLENRYSGTISYREYNSGSVLQQASTDINLYFPGISFSASWVFVATWDKVEYYWSSGTEISFQVVLISDYERSFTLMNYGAISATGLNVQAGYDTIKSTHHFSIPGSFMSNITDFRNTSNVNRPGRWAFQINGL; encoded by the exons ATGGCACGGCAAG GTGTATTTTACCCCTTCGGACCAGGGGATTCATATTCCGCTCGTGCCGATGATGGCTGGGCCTTCACTAACATAGCACAACCATTTACCTATTTCGGTTATACATCATCCCAGATATAC GTTAACAGCAACGGATTTCTCACTTTTGACAGTGGATCGTCAAGATATAGTCCATACCGATTTCCTGGTGGAACCCGCAACATCGTTTCCCCATTCTGGACTGACCTTGAAAATCGATATAGCGGCACTATATCCTACCGCGAGTACAACAGTGGCAGTGTTCTCCAGCAAGCTTCCACAGACATCAACCTGTACTTCCCTGGAATAAGCTTCTCAGCCTCCTGGGTCTTTGTTGCAACATGGGACAAAGTGGAATATTACTGGAGCTCTGGAACA GAAATCTCATTCCAAGTGGTCCTGATCTCAGATTATGAAAGGTCATTTACACTGATGAATTATGGTGCCATTTCAGCGACAGGCCTAAATGTGCAG GCTGGCTATGACACCATCAAATCAACACATCATTTCTCAATCCCTGGCTCCTTCATGAGCAACATCACCGATTTCAGGAACACTAGCAACGTCAACAGGCCAGGTCGCTGGGCCTTCCAGATTAATGGTCTGTAG